A region from the Desulfovibrio sp. genome encodes:
- a CDS encoding TIGR03960 family B12-binding radical SAM protein gives MRPLLPLLPKPSRYAGIEDNACRRNPEDVRLRVALAFPDTYDVGMSYLGQKILYNIVNSEPRWWAERVMAPEKEAAEILRAHNTPLATLESDTPLGSMHCLSFSITHELCYTNVLYMLDLAGIPLRTADRPQSLTQCPLVIAGGGALLSAEPLTPFVDIMVLGDGEESLPDVLRMLEKALDQGWTRDEMLLQSRTIPGVYVPSLFQQEFDAAGAPVFPLKPLRDDYQRPTRRIVADLNNAAYPTRQVVPVGAVHNRLSLEIARGCTRGCRFCHAGMVYRPVRERSLDNINELLTKCLNETGFDEISFLSLSTGDFSALKTLSFGVLDRCAREQISLSLPSLRVGSIDDEIIERMADLRRTGVTLAPEAGSQRLRDVINKGVTEEDLLLHAQKLVEHGWRLVKLYFMIGLPTETDEDLSAIADICRKVRDAAGRGNPRLQVTAALSPFVPKPFTPFQWVPQIGQDEIQRRVNLVRTQFKGQKFLKLRWHEPAMSHLEGVLSRADRRMADVVEKAYRKGAVFTSWMEHFSLPPWLEALEECGISAQECTGPREPGAALPWSHLEAGISEEFLLRERERALSEKITDDCRYGACRQCGACDTKAGPSRMQHASAPADSDAPGQPLHRNRLILPQRDQMAHAPTLDEEGRIVCRPQTSRPPKITAELTVKAGQYRLWHSKAGGSAYLSQLELQAVLDRALRRAAMPLAFSQGFHPMPLLSFGRALPVGVESQAEWFALTLHKNLPPEEVAARLAPLLPPGMNVLRVEPVEKSRRTEQAVAEAFTLRMPTLEETAAAARCFAEFAKLPECMFTRDTKKGPRTADIRLMLRDWSTEANAAGQVEAVTFVADWSNGYLSPLVFCMAVLETLGTAEILRQRIGLLKTAQIFADGKSYPE, from the coding sequence ATGCGCCCATTGCTGCCCCTATTGCCCAAACCCAGCCGCTATGCGGGCATTGAGGACAACGCCTGCCGTAGGAACCCCGAAGACGTACGCCTGCGCGTGGCTCTGGCCTTTCCCGATACCTACGATGTGGGCATGTCCTACCTTGGGCAAAAAATTCTTTACAATATCGTCAACAGCGAACCGCGCTGGTGGGCAGAACGCGTCATGGCTCCTGAAAAGGAAGCCGCAGAAATTCTGCGCGCCCACAACACGCCGCTGGCCACGCTGGAATCAGACACGCCCCTGGGCAGCATGCACTGTCTGAGCTTTTCCATCACGCACGAGCTCTGCTACACCAATGTGCTCTATATGCTTGATCTGGCGGGCATTCCGCTGCGCACGGCAGACAGGCCGCAGAGCCTCACCCAGTGCCCCCTGGTTATTGCTGGCGGCGGCGCGCTGCTGAGTGCGGAACCGCTGACCCCCTTTGTGGACATCATGGTGCTCGGCGATGGCGAAGAAAGCCTGCCGGACGTGCTGCGCATGCTTGAAAAAGCTCTGGATCAGGGCTGGACGCGCGATGAAATGCTGCTGCAATCGCGCACCATTCCCGGCGTATATGTACCGTCCCTTTTCCAGCAGGAATTTGACGCCGCAGGCGCACCCGTATTCCCTCTCAAGCCGCTGCGCGATGACTACCAGCGCCCCACCCGGCGCATTGTGGCCGACCTCAACAATGCGGCCTATCCCACGCGGCAGGTTGTGCCTGTGGGCGCGGTGCACAATCGACTCTCGCTCGAAATTGCGCGCGGCTGCACTCGGGGCTGTCGTTTTTGCCATGCGGGCATGGTTTACCGCCCCGTGCGTGAGCGTTCGCTTGACAATATCAATGAACTCCTGACCAAATGCCTGAACGAAACGGGCTTTGACGAAATTTCCTTCCTTTCTCTGAGCACGGGCGACTTTTCCGCCTTGAAGACCCTGAGCTTTGGTGTGCTTGACCGCTGCGCCCGCGAACAGATCAGCCTTTCCCTGCCCTCGTTGCGCGTTGGCTCCATTGACGACGAGATCATTGAACGCATGGCCGATCTGCGCCGCACTGGCGTGACTCTCGCCCCCGAGGCTGGCAGCCAGCGCCTGCGTGATGTCATCAACAAGGGCGTTACCGAAGAAGACCTGCTGCTGCACGCGCAGAAACTGGTCGAACACGGCTGGAGGCTTGTAAAGCTCTATTTCATGATCGGCCTGCCCACAGAAACGGATGAAGACCTGTCGGCCATTGCGGATATCTGTCGCAAGGTGCGCGATGCCGCTGGCCGCGGCAATCCTCGTTTGCAGGTAACAGCCGCACTTTCACCCTTTGTTCCCAAGCCCTTCACGCCCTTCCAGTGGGTACCGCAGATCGGGCAGGATGAAATCCAGCGCCGCGTCAATCTGGTGCGGACGCAGTTCAAGGGGCAGAAGTTCCTCAAGCTGCGCTGGCATGAACCAGCCATGAGCCACCTTGAAGGGGTCTTGTCGCGCGCAGACCGCCGTATGGCCGACGTGGTGGAAAAAGCCTACCGCAAAGGTGCGGTCTTCACGAGCTGGATGGAACATTTTTCTCTGCCGCCCTGGCTTGAAGCCCTTGAAGAATGCGGCATCAGCGCGCAGGAATGCACCGGCCCGCGCGAACCCGGCGCGGCCCTGCCCTGGAGCCACCTTGAAGCTGGCATCTCCGAGGAATTTCTGCTGCGTGAACGCGAGCGCGCCCTGTCGGAAAAAATTACCGATGATTGCCGTTACGGCGCGTGCCGCCAGTGCGGTGCCTGCGACACCAAGGCTGGCCCTTCGCGCATGCAGCACGCATCCGCCCCGGCGGATTCGGACGCCCCCGGCCAGCCCCTGCACCGCAACAGGCTTATTTTGCCGCAGCGCGACCAGATGGCCCACGCGCCCACCCTGGATGAGGAAGGACGCATTGTATGCCGCCCGCAAACCAGCCGCCCGCCCAAGATCACGGCAGAGCTGACCGTCAAGGCGGGCCAGTACCGCCTGTGGCACAGCAAGGCTGGGGGCAGCGCATATTTGAGCCAGCTTGAATTGCAGGCCGTGCTTGACCGCGCTCTGCGCAGGGCTGCCATGCCCCTGGCATTTTCGCAGGGCTTCCACCCCATGCCGCTGCTCTCCTTTGGCCGCGCGCTGCCTGTAGGCGTGGAAAGCCAGGCGGAATGGTTTGCCCTTACCCTGCACAAAAATTTGCCGCCGGAAGAAGTCGCCGCGCGCCTGGCCCCCCTGCTGCCCCCCGGCATGAACGTACTGCGGGTGGAGCCTGTGGAAAAAAGCCGCCGTACAGAGCAGGCCGTTGCCGAGGCCTTTACCCTGCGCATGCCCACTCTGGAAGAAACCGCAGCGGCAGCCCGCTGCTTTGCAGAATTTGCAAAGCTGCCCGAGTGCATGTTCACGCGGGATACCAAGAAGGGCCCGCGCACAGCAGATATCCGACTGATGTTGCGCGACTGGTCTACAGAGGCCAATGCAGCGGGCCAGGTGGAGGCCGTGACATTTGTGGCAGACTGGAGTAACGGTTATTTGTCTCCTCTGGTTTTCTGCATGGCAGTGCTTGAAACCCTGGGAACAGCCGAAATTCTGCGCCAGCGCATAGGCTTGCTTAAAACAGCGCAGATATTTGCGGACGGTAAATCCTATCCAGAGTAG
- the rnc gene encoding ribonuclease III — MQNFDAPINTDPAAAAKVLEPVLGYVFTKPALLDLALTHSSWANECGTGQNHNERLEFLGDAVLELCVSAQLFRRFPDAREGELTKMRAHLVSTVSLAERARKIGLVALLKLGRGEESQGGRNRDGVLSDALEAVLAAVYEDGGFAAAQGVVARLFADRWPTAASKTMPKDYKTRLQEASQQRFGEAPLYTRMGSQGPEHAKIFEIALRLPDGTEFAATGSSCKKAEQNAAQQALAVLESTAIPKKN; from the coding sequence ATGCAGAATTTTGACGCACCCATCAATACAGACCCCGCAGCAGCGGCCAAAGTGCTGGAGCCAGTGCTCGGGTATGTCTTTACAAAGCCCGCGTTGCTGGATCTTGCCCTGACGCACAGCTCGTGGGCCAATGAATGCGGCACAGGGCAAAACCATAACGAACGCCTTGAATTTTTAGGCGATGCCGTGCTTGAACTGTGCGTCTCTGCCCAGTTGTTCAGGCGGTTTCCTGACGCGCGCGAAGGCGAGCTGACCAAGATGCGGGCGCATCTGGTGAGCACCGTAAGCCTTGCGGAGCGGGCGCGGAAGATTGGGCTTGTCGCCCTGCTGAAATTGGGACGGGGAGAAGAGAGCCAGGGGGGCCGTAATCGCGACGGCGTGTTGAGCGATGCGCTGGAGGCAGTGCTTGCCGCCGTGTATGAGGACGGCGGTTTTGCTGCCGCCCAGGGCGTGGTAGCGCGGCTTTTTGCTGATCGCTGGCCCACAGCCGCAAGCAAGACCATGCCCAAGGACTATAAGACCCGGCTTCAGGAAGCTTCGCAACAGCGCTTTGGCGAAGCGCCGCTCTATACCCGCATGGGCAGCCAGGGGCCGGAGCATGCCAAAATTTTTGAGATAGCCTTGCGGCTGCCGGATGGAACCGAATTTGCCGCCACTGGCAGCAGCTGCAAAAAGGCGGAACAAAATGCCGCCCAGCAGGCGCTTGCCGTTCTTGAATCTACTGCAATACCAAAAAAGAACTGA
- a CDS encoding flagellin codes for MSLVINHNMMADNTARNLNAHYSALGKSMQRLSSGLRVNSAADDAAGLAIRELQRADITTLHQGARNANDAISMIQTADGALGIIDEKLTRMKELAEQAATGTYDSTQRLMIESEYQAMASEITRIANATDFNGIHLLNGTLSSDSHDGSGMTSSGKLKVHFGTGNDSAEDYYYITIGCTTASALGVGNQAYDTTSNTLRAGGTVSTQEAAQKSLEAITQAIVSKDKIRAHLGAVQNRLENTITNLNTQAENLQAAESRISDVDVATEMTSFVRNQILTQSAVAMLSQANSLPQMAMKLIGG; via the coding sequence ATGTCTTTGGTCATTAACCATAATATGATGGCCGACAATACGGCCAGAAATTTAAATGCGCATTACTCGGCACTGGGAAAATCCATGCAGCGCTTGTCGTCTGGTCTTCGCGTCAACAGCGCCGCTGATGATGCCGCAGGTCTGGCAATTCGAGAACTGCAACGCGCCGACATAACCACCCTGCATCAGGGCGCGCGCAACGCGAACGACGCTATCTCCATGATCCAGACCGCCGACGGCGCGCTTGGCATCATCGATGAAAAGCTCACGCGCATGAAGGAACTGGCGGAACAGGCTGCCACCGGCACCTATGACTCCACGCAGCGCCTGATGATCGAGTCCGAGTACCAGGCAATGGCTTCGGAAATTACCCGTATCGCCAATGCCACCGACTTCAACGGTATCCACCTGTTGAACGGCACACTGTCCTCTGACTCGCACGATGGCAGCGGCATGACGTCTTCCGGCAAGCTCAAGGTTCACTTTGGCACCGGCAACGATTCCGCCGAAGACTATTACTATATCACCATCGGCTGCACCACCGCGTCTGCTCTTGGCGTCGGCAACCAGGCCTACGACACGACCAGCAATACGCTGCGTGCAGGCGGCACGGTCTCCACCCAGGAAGCCGCGCAGAAGTCGCTTGAAGCCATCACCCAGGCCATTGTGTCCAAGGATAAAATCCGTGCACACCTTGGCGCGGTGCAAAACCGCCTGGAAAATACGATTACCAACCTGAATACTCAGGCTGAAAATCTCCAGGCGGCTGAATCCCGAATTTCCGACGTGGACGTTGCGACAGAAATGACGTCCTTTGTCCGCAACCAGATTCTCACCCAGTCTGCGGTGGCCATGTTGTCGCAGGCCAACTCCTTGCCGCAGATGGCCATGAAGCTTATCGGCGGTTAG
- a CDS encoding amino acid ABC transporter ATP-binding protein, with product MIILENVSKWYGDFNVLSHCSTRIHKGEVVVVCGPSGSGKSTLIKTVNGLEPVQSGKIFVNNTEVTSKKTNLAQLRSHVGMVFQHFELFPHLNIIHNLVLAQEKVLKRNREESMEKAHMLLKRVGLEQQTEKYPSQLSGGQQQRVAIARALCMDPVAMLFDEPTSALDPEMINEVLDVMVELAYDGMTMMVVTHEMGFARKVANRVLFMESGQILEDSPKDKFFDNPATQRAKDFLANIIPH from the coding sequence ATGATCATTCTGGAAAACGTATCCAAGTGGTACGGTGACTTCAATGTGCTGAGCCACTGTAGCACGCGCATACACAAGGGCGAGGTTGTTGTGGTATGCGGGCCTTCCGGTTCGGGAAAATCCACGCTGATCAAAACCGTGAACGGCCTTGAACCCGTGCAGTCTGGCAAAATTTTTGTGAACAACACAGAAGTGACCAGCAAAAAGACCAACCTGGCCCAGCTCCGCAGCCACGTTGGCATGGTTTTTCAGCATTTTGAGCTTTTTCCGCACCTGAACATCATCCATAACCTTGTTCTGGCTCAGGAAAAGGTGCTCAAGCGCAACCGCGAAGAATCCATGGAAAAGGCCCACATGCTGCTCAAGCGAGTCGGCCTTGAACAGCAGACGGAAAAGTATCCTTCACAGCTCTCCGGCGGCCAGCAGCAACGCGTTGCCATTGCCCGCGCCCTGTGCATGGACCCTGTGGCCATGCTTTTTGACGAGCCAACCTCCGCACTTGACCCGGAAATGATTAACGAAGTGCTGGATGTCATGGTTGAACTGGCCTACGATGGCATGACCATGATGGTCGTTACCCACGAAATGGGCTTTGCCCGCAAGGTCGCCAACCGGGTTCTCTTTATGGAAAGCGGCCAGATTCTTGAAGACTCCCCCAAGGACAAGTTCTTCGACAATCCGGCAACCCAGCGCGCCAAGGACTTTTTGGCCAACATCATTCCGCACTGA
- a CDS encoding ABC transporter permease subunit (The N-terminal region of this protein, as described by TIGR01726, is a three transmembrane segment that identifies a subfamily of ABC transporter permease subunits, which specificities that include histidine, arginine, glutamine, glutamate, L-cystine (sic), the opines (in Agrobacterium) octopine and nopaline, etc.): protein MFSIDWSIIQQSLPLLAQGATVTLKITITAIAFGMVIGTLLAVARISVYAPMRWLSAAYVNCFRSIPLVMVLLWFYLIVPQFLTSFFNLSPQTDIRLVSAIVAFTAFEAAYYAEIIRAGMRSVSSGQYAASLALGMTKSQTITYVILPQAFRVMTPLLLTQGMILFQDTALVYIIGLADFFRTASNIGKTTGYEIDMVLIAGSGYFVVCLCVSATVTMVKKRLNQ, encoded by the coding sequence ATGTTTAGCATAGACTGGAGCATCATCCAGCAGAGCCTGCCCCTGCTTGCGCAGGGGGCAACGGTAACGCTCAAGATCACCATTACGGCCATTGCCTTTGGCATGGTCATAGGCACATTGCTGGCAGTGGCGCGCATTTCTGTTTACGCGCCCATGCGCTGGCTCTCTGCCGCCTACGTGAACTGCTTCCGCTCCATCCCCCTTGTGATGGTGCTGCTGTGGTTCTACCTCATTGTGCCGCAGTTTTTGACTTCGTTCTTCAATCTTTCGCCGCAAACAGACATCCGGCTTGTTTCCGCCATAGTGGCCTTTACCGCATTTGAGGCGGCCTACTATGCAGAAATTATCCGCGCGGGCATGCGCAGTGTTTCCAGCGGCCAATATGCGGCATCCCTTGCGCTTGGCATGACCAAGTCGCAAACCATCACCTATGTCATCCTGCCGCAGGCATTCCGCGTTATGACGCCCCTGCTGCTGACCCAGGGCATGATTCTTTTTCAGGATACCGCCCTGGTGTACATTATCGGCCTTGCCGACTTTTTCCGCACCGCTTCCAACATTGGCAAAACAACAGGCTATGAAATTGATATGGTACTGATTGCAGGATCCGGCTACTTTGTGGTCTGCCTCTGTGTTTCAGCCACCGTAACCATGGTAAAAAAGAGACTCAATCAATGA
- a CDS encoding amino acid ABC transporter permease, with translation MQANWNWGIFFEQAPFGNVTYFSWLVDGFLTTVALSVCAWILAFLLGSFFGILRTLPNKILSNIGAAYVTIFRNIPLIVQFFIWYLAAPDLLPYKASIWFKAELNPNIQFFIISTCALGFFTGARVCEQVRSGIQALSRGQRYAALALGLTLPQTYRHVLLPNAYRIIIPPLTSEMLNMVKNSAVASTVGLIELTAQANRLLEFSGYAYESFIAVTLAYAFLNFVVMRSMKLLENKMRLPSMSTGGKNV, from the coding sequence ATGCAGGCTAACTGGAACTGGGGCATTTTTTTTGAGCAGGCGCCGTTCGGAAACGTCACCTACTTTAGCTGGCTGGTGGACGGCTTTTTGACGACAGTGGCCCTGTCTGTCTGTGCCTGGATTCTGGCTTTTCTTCTGGGCTCTTTTTTCGGTATTCTCCGCACTCTGCCCAACAAGATTCTGAGCAACATTGGCGCAGCCTATGTGACCATTTTTCGCAACATACCTCTTATCGTTCAGTTTTTCATATGGTACCTCGCAGCACCCGACCTGCTGCCCTACAAAGCAAGCATATGGTTTAAGGCGGAACTGAACCCCAACATCCAATTTTTTATCATTTCCACCTGCGCGCTGGGTTTCTTTACCGGAGCGCGCGTCTGTGAGCAGGTCAGGTCTGGCATTCAGGCCCTCTCGCGCGGGCAACGCTACGCAGCCCTGGCCCTTGGCCTCACGCTGCCGCAAACCTATCGTCACGTTCTGTTGCCCAATGCCTACCGCATTATCATTCCGCCGTTGACCTCCGAAATGCTCAATATGGTCAAAAACTCCGCAGTTGCCTCAACTGTGGGGCTTATCGAACTGACCGCGCAGGCCAACCGCCTTCTGGAATTTTCCGGCTACGCGTACGAATCGTTCATTGCGGTTACGCTTGCCTACGCCTTCCTGAATTTTGTGGTCATGCGTTCCATGAAACTGCTGGAGAACAAAATGCGTTTGCCCTCCATGAGCACAGGAGGCAAAAATGTTTAG
- a CDS encoding glutamate/aspartate ABC transporter substrate-binding protein, whose translation MALKKSILSALAALLLLTSVQGGQAQAEELTGTLKKIKDTGVIVVGHRESSVPFSYYDLQQNVIGYAQDYSNKVVEVVKKQLNMPNLQVRFVPITSQNRIPLLQNGTFDFECGSTTNNLERQQQVDFSNTFFIIGTRLLVNKDSGIKDFDGLKGKNVAVTSGTTSEKLLNKMNDEKGLAINIISVKDHGDAFRTVESGRAVAFFMDDALLAGERAKAKKPADWIIVGTPQSFEAYGCMVRKGDAQFKKLVDDVIAAEQSNGNAEKSFNRWFMQPIPPKNMNMNFEMSDEMKALFKAPNDKALN comes from the coding sequence ATGGCGCTGAAGAAATCCATTTTGTCCGCTCTTGCGGCTCTGCTTCTGCTGACCTCTGTCCAGGGCGGTCAGGCGCAGGCAGAGGAACTCACCGGGACCTTGAAAAAAATCAAGGATACCGGCGTGATTGTTGTGGGTCACCGTGAATCTTCCGTGCCTTTTTCCTACTACGATCTTCAGCAGAACGTTATCGGCTATGCACAGGACTATTCCAACAAGGTTGTGGAAGTCGTTAAAAAACAGCTGAACATGCCCAACCTCCAGGTGCGTTTTGTGCCCATCACCTCGCAGAACCGCATTCCCCTGCTGCAGAACGGTACCTTTGATTTCGAGTGTGGCTCGACCACCAACAATCTGGAACGTCAGCAGCAGGTTGACTTCTCCAACACCTTTTTTATCATCGGCACCCGCCTGCTGGTCAACAAAGACTCCGGCATCAAGGACTTTGACGGCCTGAAGGGCAAGAACGTTGCCGTGACCTCCGGCACCACGTCTGAAAAGCTGCTGAACAAGATGAATGACGAGAAGGGCCTCGCCATCAACATCATCAGCGTGAAAGACCACGGCGATGCGTTCCGCACCGTGGAATCCGGCCGCGCTGTGGCCTTCTTTATGGATGACGCCCTGCTTGCCGGCGAACGCGCCAAGGCCAAAAAGCCCGCTGACTGGATCATCGTGGGTACCCCGCAGAGCTTTGAAGCCTATGGCTGCATGGTGCGCAAGGGCGATGCCCAGTTCAAGAAGCTGGTTGACGATGTGATTGCTGCGGAACAGAGCAACGGCAATGCCGAAAAGTCCTTTAACCGCTGGTTCATGCAGCCCATTCCGCCCAAGAACATGAACATGAATTTTGAAATGTCTGATGAAATGAAGGCTCTCTTCAAGGCCCCCAACGACAAGGCCCTGAACTGA